The Gossypium hirsutum isolate 1008001.06 chromosome D06, Gossypium_hirsutum_v2.1, whole genome shotgun sequence genome contains the following window.
TGCTTCCCTCTATAGCTACACCCCTAGATATAGTTTTGATAATTGACTGTTCCTTAAATCTTTACACTGTGTTTGGTTCGCCGTATTACCCaatccattacgccccgattacgtgcgtattacattacgcccctattccggcgtttggttcgctgtaataggtattacgcgcgtaatcggttacgcccctaatccccaaattcccgtGTTTTCCAATCCCTTCCCTTTTCGCTGTATTAGCTATTACTTCCGGCCTCCCTCCCCatctccctgttttaccctccctccctacccgaccctctccctAATCATTTTCGCCGTCCTTTCTCTTCATCTGGATTGAACAGCTACGAAAGATCTACCACTAATTTCCCTTCTTTGATCCTCTCAATCAAGTAATTCTCAAATTATTTTCCTactgtttttgggtttttttaaccTTCTGTTTCATTCAGTCTTTTGTTAATTCCTTTAATTTTCCATATATGATTATCAGGTGATGATAAACACTGTGAATTTAGTGTTAGAACAGCTTTGATTTTTATGGGTCTGATTTATTTTGACTGGCTTTTTTTTTCCCTCCgtttttttcttccttctctgtttcattgttttttttgttaattttgcttatgtgattatAAACACAGTGAATTTAGTGTTGGGATAGCTTTGATGTTactgggttttatttatttttacagtttcttttctctttttttcctacTGGATTTTATGCTGCGTTTGATTGAatctttttgttaatttttgcttTACTTTCTATTCATATATGTTTATGAGTGATGATAAACAATGTGAATTTAGTGTTAGAACAGGTTTGGTTTTAACGGGTTTGATTTCTTTTTGCTGTCATCCGAAACAACCCAGAGAAGGGTCTTTTGTTGTTAAAGGATTGCTTGAGTGATTCTGGTACATTGCCTTCTTCTTTTACTTTTTGCTCGTTGATTCATGGTTTTGTATCTCAAGGGAATATGGATAGAGCAATTGAGGTGTTGGAGTTGATGACAGGTGATAATGTTAGATACCCTTTTGATAATTTTGTTTGTAGTTCAGTGATTGTTGGTTTTTGTAAGATTGGGAAACCTGAAGTTGCAGTTCGGTTTTTCGAAAATTGTATGAATTCAGGAGCTTTAAAGCCTAATGTTGTTACTTATACAGCTCTTTTAAGCAGTTTTAATCTGTTGGGTAAATTTGATGAGGGTTGTGAGTTGGTTTATAGTATGAAAAAGGAAGGGCTGGCTTTGGATGCTATTCTTTATAGCTGTTGGATTTTAGGGTATTTTAGAAATGGGTGTTTAATGGAGGCTTTGAGAAAATATAGAGAGATGGTTGAAAGAGGAATAAACCCTGATACTGTGAGCTACACTGTCCTTATTGATGGGTTTTCGAAGGAAGGTAGTGTTGGGAAGGTTGTTGGATTTCTGAAGAAGATGTTGAAAGACGGGGTGATGCCGAATGTGATTACGTATACGGCAATCATGTTAGGTTTCTGTAAGGAAGGGAAATTCGAGAAGGCATTTAGGTTGTTCAAGGAAGTTCAAGATATGGGGATTGAAGTGGATGAGTTTATGTATGCAACGTTGATTGATGGAGCTTGTCGGAAAGGAGATTTTGATTGCGTCTTCCATTTGTTAGATGGAATGGAGAAGAAAGGGATTAAGCCAAGTGTTGTTACTTATAACATAGTCATCAATGGTTTGTGTAAGGTTGGGAGGACATCTGAAGCAGATAATGTATTCAAAGAAGTAGCCGGTGATATTATAACATACAGTACTCTGTTGTATGGTTATACCGAAGAAGGGAATATAAAAGGAATTATTAAGACGAAAGAAAAATTGGAAAAATCTGGTCTTTGTATGGATGTTGTTGCATGTAACATACTTATCAAAGCATTCTTTATGGTTGGTGCATTTGAAGATGCTCGTGCACTCTACCAAGCAATGCCGAAAATGGATTTAAATGCAGATTCGATTACTTATTGCACAATGATTGATGGCTACTGTAAAGTGGGCAGAATAGAGGAGGcacttgaagtatttgatgagtaTAGGGTGTCATTAGTTTCTTCTGTTGCATGCTATAATTGTATAATAAGTGGGCTATGCAAACAGGGAATGGTCGATATGGCCATTCAAGTGATTATTGAACTTGGTGAGAAAGGTTTCATTTTGGACATGGGTATCTCTATGATGTTGATCCGGGCAGCTTTTTCTCAAATGGGTGCAGTGGGAGTTATGAATTTTGTTTCTTATTTGGGTTTCAAAGGAGATCTGCTCTTCCTTATTTGAAGGACTATTTAAGGAGATGAATTGagaagaaatatatatttatattttcttttcggTGTAGATTGAGAGACATGGGTCTTTAGGTAGACAACAGGATAGTATACTTTATGCTTGGCAATCTGCATATTCGTATTGATTTCGTGTCATATTCGTGTTTTAAGGTATTATAGGTATACAAATTTGAACATTTAAATAATTTCTGTTATATGGATTGTGGTACATTTGtgtattcatgttttttttaataccatattatatacatatatacagtGAAATTTTGCCTTGCGGACTTCATTTAAATTAAGAAAGCTTACAAAAGACACTCCCTTTccattttttgttattctttGCTATGAGTTGGAGAAAGAATAAACAGGAAACTGTTTGCagattttgctttgttttttctgTACAGTAGTGGATTGTTCTGTTTTGCTGCTGCATTGTTTGGTTCGTTTGTGCACTGATTCTTTGTTTTGGTTGGCTTTTTCGATTTAGATTTTGTTATTGTCCCCTAAAAGTTGGGTTAAGTTGTTTAaggtgttcttttttttttttgctggttTATGGCATTTTGATGCCTTTTCTTATAAATTAAATCTTCAAACTATTGCCGAGGAAAAAAAACGTAATGGTTAAGGTGTTTATAAAGTTGACACTAGGCAGAAGAAAGAAATTCATCTGCTACCTTTTATACAATAAACTATCGCTTTTTGTTACCTTTTCATttgttattttcttaatttttctttttttattgttgattttgcatatttttgcatattttcatcgatattatattttaacttaaaaggTGATTGTTGCATAATTGTAAGTATTGATGATTGGTAGGCAAGGGGATTTAATAAACTATCTAGATACTGTTTTGATcgatatcatatttaaaatatggcTCATGGATGATGATTGGTGTATGGTTGTTCTGTGCTTTGATATACTATATTTAGCTATAGCATAAATATTTtccccaaaaaaaaaaggttgatccGAGCACTTTTCTCATTACAGGTAACATTTTTCCAACACTTCCACATCGCAGTCGTCCCAGATTTGAGCATTACAGGTTAGTATTGATGTAGTAGGTTCTGTTGTTtcccaaatgaatatggttttgtttgtatgtttgtaatgctcATTAAAGCTTTTGTTTGTATGGTTATGGTTATTGCTGCATGACCATTGTTCTTTTTGAATTTATcagccaagttatatgtttttacTATTAGGTAACATTTTGTTTAAAGAGCATTATGCCTACAAATCTTTTATGAGATAAATTTGTACATgtaaatgagataaaagttatatattttttatgaaattatattaccatttaaaatgttattatctagttttaaaacttcaatttcattattaaactaaattaattttacctcaattatacataatatattaaaatttaatataagtttttgaagaaattaaatgCTCATGGATTataattaaccttttatgcacgcaatacatgttatttaaaacaaatgttaattgattcaaacattatttttcccctataatggaaataatgttatcttaattataaaaatggataaatggaCTGAAATTTATTATTGTCTAATTCTATCTTAGATTTTAAGTCAATTacattatacataaaatattcctcattcataatatgatttccctataatacataaattataattgtGAAAGTGTaaggaagtttttaaaattaacgtatatataatatgataaataaaattatacaaatttagTCGTCTAAttttttgcttcgtgtgttctaaatttgtgctgtttatttttattcgataatgtgtaattgcaacttcaattctttgatagtgtgttctaattttaaaatgtcgcagtaatggctcgtctgcctttaattacacaaagtgtgaggcgtaaaagaattagtattgctgtgacaatatggttggaaatctgtagaatcgcggtttggttcttatttagaatgggtgccagccttagcctacatagaccaaggattaggttcTATAccgtagatttttatgcaaaacgggattatgtgaataggcttgtatatgctagtgacgagacctgtattgaacaagttaggatgaatagagctgccttttttaaattatgtgagatgttagaatcgatagggggattgaagtcgacaaggttcatgcttgttgacgagcaagtagcaatgtttttacatatcatctcccatcacctgaaaaatcgagttatcaagcatcactttagaaggtccggggaaactgttagcagagcatttcatagtgttttaaatgctgtcatacgcttgcaagatgtgttatttaaaaacccggagccaattacagccgattcttctgacataaggtggaaatggtttaaggtataggactaagttttatatatagcttcaacaacatttacttgatttagatttaaattagtattctagctcaatgttttatatcatgtgatatagaattgcttaggtgctcttgatggaacccacatcaagattagggttccaacagttgataaacctagatatcggacgcgaaaaggtgacatagcaacaaatatgctaggtgtttgtacacctgagatgcaatttgtttatgttcttcctggttgggaaggttcagttgctaatggacgggttcttcgagatgccattagtagaagacatggattaaaagttcctcatggtaaagtgtatagttagaggactttgatttattcattaagatcacactttgtgtgctgaattaatcattttttaatatgaaacttatcctataggttgttattatctagttgatgctggatacacaaattgtgagggatttcttgcaccatttagaggacaacgatatcatttgaacgagtggcgtcagggttatcagccaagttctccgcaagagttttttaatatgaaacatgcctcagcacgtaatgtcattgaaagatgctttggcttattaaaacttagatggggaatacttaggagtccatcgttctatcctgtaagggtgcacaatagaattattattgcatgttgtttgctccataattttattcgaacccatatgagtagtgatcccattgaagcggaggtgggagaaggattacctacaattaatgtggtggatgacgatgaaccgaatatcacaaatattcatccatcggatgcttgggctacttggaggatggaactagccaaccaaatgttcgatgaatggcaagcatctagaaattagtttgtgaaactt
Protein-coding sequences here:
- the LOC107900128 gene encoding pentatricopeptide repeat-containing protein At5g57250, mitochondrial-like; its protein translation is FLFAVIRNNPEKGLLLLKDCLSDSGTLPSSFTFCSLIHGFVSQGNMDRAIEVLELMTGDNVRYPFDNFVCSSVIVGFCKIGKPEVAVRFFENCMNSGALKPNVVTYTALLSSFNLLGKFDEGCELVYSMKKEGLALDAILYSCWILGYFRNGCLMEALRKYREMVERGINPDTVSYTVLIDGFSKEGSVGKVVGFLKKMLKDGVMPNVITYTAIMLGFCKEGKFEKAFRLFKEVQDMGIEVDEFMYATLIDGACRKGDFDCVFHLLDGMEKKGIKPSVVTYNIVINGLCKVGRTSEADNVFKEVAGDIITYSTLLYGYTEEGNIKGIIKTKEKLEKSGLCMDVVACNILIKAFFMVGAFEDARALYQAMPKMDLNADSITYCTMIDGYCKVGRIEEALEVFDEYRVSLVSSVACYNCIISGLCKQGMVDMAIQVIIELGEKGFILDMGISMMLIRAAFSQMGAVGVMNFVSYLGFKGDLLFLI